A segment of the Acidobacteriota bacterium genome:
CGGTCACCATCTCGCCTTCGACCACCGGTACCTCCGCACTCGGAGATACCAGAACTCCTTGCTCCTGCTCCATTCGAACCCTCCTCCTGGAGGGGGTCAGAATTAGTGTCGCAAGGGGGTCAATATCACTGTCGCTCTACAGGGACATCCAATCGTGCGTCGGTGGCACGCCGATTGGATGTTGTGGGTGGCATGAACACTCCACAACCCGGATACGACGAGCGAACATTCGCAATCATTGGTGCGGCGATGGAGGTCCACCGGGTCCTGCGCAGGGGGTTTCTCGAAGCGATCTACTACGAAGCCTTAGGCCTTGAGTTCACGCGCAGGAAGATTCCCTATGTGACCCAGGTGCCTTGCTCGGTCGAGTACAAAGGGCAACGACTCCACGGCTTCTACAAGCTGGACTTCGTTTGTTTCGGCAGCGTGATCGTGGAAGTCAAGGCCAGTTCAGCCACGGCGCCAGCCGATTACGCGCAGGTCCTGAACTATCTGGCACTCAGCGGCCACCAGATCGCGTTGTTGCTTAACTTCGGACGTCCATCTCTGGAGTACCGCCGCTTCGCGCTGAGCGAGGAGGCCTGAATCGGCGTCTATCGCATGCGGGATTTGCGGCTGGCGTGATCGGCAAATCTGCGGCTGCCGTAGTCGGTAATCTGTGGCTATCGTGATGGACAAATCTGCGGCTGCCGTGATCGGTAATCTGCGGCTGTGGTGATCTTAAATCTGCGGCTGTTGCCACCCGCATCGCCGGCTCTAGTCGATCGTCCACAGCGTCAGCGCCGTCAGCGCCTTCACGAACAGCCGGTTACCAGAAATCGACGGCGCGGCCCAGGTCGCCGAGTCTGACAGTTGATACCGGCCCAGCGGCGTGAACGCCTTCGGATTGCTCCCATCCGCCACCACCAACTCGCCATCGTCTTTCAGCGCGAACAGGATGTTGCCGGCGCGGGCGATCGCCGCGTTCTCGGCGGTGCGGGGCTCGCCCTTCCACAGCACCTCGCCGGTCTTCGCATCGAGATACATGAACATCCCGCCGCTCTTGCCTGACAGCGCGAAGTACGCATCGCCGACGATGACCGCGTTGCTGAACCGGCTGTACTGCTCGTCGTTTTTCCAGGCGTTGTCGGTGCCCCACTTGCCATCGCGCTTGTTCACCCGGATGGCGGTGATCCCGCTCTCGAAGGCCGTGACGATGATGGTGTCGTGGTAGACGAGTGGCGTGATGGCCTGCACGTCGCGGGCGGAGTGAAATGGGCGGCTCCACAGCAGCTCGCCCGTCGCGGCCGACACTCCCACCAGCATGTTTTCGGTAAAGGTGATCACCTGCCGGGTCCCCGCCAACTCCACGACGATGGGCGAGCCGTAAGCGGGACCATCGCCGGTCCACTCCCAGTTCACCGCGCCGGTGGCCGGGTTGAACGAGGTCAGGGCGCCCTTGCCGTATCCGCCGACGTGCACGATCACCTGGCCGTTCTCGAACAATGGCGATTGCGAGGTGCTGTAGGTCGGCGCCGCCGGCGGTGCCGGCTTGTGCCACAGCCGTCGCCCGGTCTCGGCCGCGAACGCCGACAGGATGCCGCTGATGCCGAGCGTGAAGATGCGGCCCTCCACGAACAGCGGTGTCGACTTGGGACCCTGTCCATGGTCGATGGCCAGGCGATTCGGCGTGTACGGCGCCGGGTATCCCGTGGCCCACAGTTCCTCGCCGGTGGCCGCGTCGAAAGCGGCGAGCACCTCGTTGTCGCCGCGGCGGCTGAACATGAAGATGCGATTGCCCACCAGGAGCGGTGTCGCATGGCCGGTGCCGACCTCGGCCGTCCATCGGCGCGTCAGTTGCTCCGGCCACTTCGCGGGCGCCACGAAGTGCGGGACGACCCCGTCTCGTTTGGGACCGCGCCACTGCGTCCAGTCGCCGGACCGCACCTGCGCCTCCGCCACGGCCGCCGCGGTCAGCAGAATGGCGGCGATGACTCCTCTCAGCACCTTTGGCACCTTTGGCACTTTCATTTCTTGGGATCCACCAGTGCCTCGTATACCAGTCGGCGTGAGAGCGGTCGCACCTGAGGCGAGCCGCCAGTGGGTGTGCTACCGGCCAGGTTCTGCATCATGCCCACCGCGATCAGATCGTTGACCGGATCGATCCAGAACCACGTACCGAATGCACCACCCCAGTAGAACGAGTTCTTGCCTTCCGGGGTGTTCGCCTTGGCCGGATCCAGGATGATCGCGAAGTCGAGGCCGAAGCCGATGCCCCCAACGTTGACATTCGGGCCATAGAGATCGACCGTCACGCCGTCGGCCAGCACGTTGGTCCGCATCAACTCGACGGTGGACGCCTTCAGCAGGCGTTTGCCGTTGCCCTGGCCGCCGTCGAGCAGCATCTGCGCAAATCTCCGATAGTCGTCCGTCGTCGACAGCAACCCCCCACTGCCGGATAGAAACACCGGCTTCGAGGTGGGATCACCCTGTGTCGGCGCGGTCATGATTCGTTTGTCCGGACCGTAGGTGAATATCTTCGTCACCCGATCCGCCTTGGAGGGCTCGACCCAGAACCCGGTGTCCTTCATGCCGAGCGGCTCGAAGAGCTTCGTCCGCAGGAACACGTCCAGTGGCTGGCCCGACAGCTTCTCGACGAGGTAGCCCTGGATGTCGACGCTCGGACCGTAACGCCAATCGGTGCCGGGCTGCGCGGCAAGCGGCAGCTTGGCCAGCTTGTCGATCATGGCCTGCAGCGGTTGACTGCGATCGCTAATCGGGCGCTTGCTGTATCCGCCACTCACGTCGAAGCCCGCTGTGTGGCTCATCAACTGGCGCATCGTCATCGGCGTCGCTTGCGCGACCTCACCGGCTGGGGTGGCCACCTTCAGGTTGGCAAACTCGGGAATGTGCTTCGCGACCGGGTCCTCGAGCGACCACTTGCCTTCTTCCCACAGCATCATCATGGCGACGCCGGCGATGGGCTTGGTCATCGAGGCAATTCGGAAGATGGTGTCCTTGGTGACAGGCTTCTTCGTTTCCAGATCCTGCACACCATACGCGTCGAACTGGACCACCTTGCCGTGACGGGCCACCAGCGTGGTGACACCGGCGAGCTTGCCCTCGTCCACCAGAGCACGCATGGCCTGCTGGTAGGCCTTCAGCCCGTTGGCCGAGAAGCCAACCGACTCGGGGGACGTCAATGGATCGTCCGCGCGCAGTCCTACGAGGCCGGCCACCGCGACCGCCGCCACCGCCAGAACTGCCTGTCGAGTAATCACGCGCATAGGACCTCCCAGGTCGCGCCGAGCATAACCGATGTCCGGCACCCCGTTACGGGGCGCTACCTACTTCTTTACGTGCCGTTCCAGCATGCGTCGCCGGACGACCCCGCCGTAGACGTGGCCGGCGGCATCGACACCGACGCCTTCGGCGCCCGCGTGATCCGCTGCGGTCGACTCCTGATCTTCGATGAACGCTGTGACCTGGCCATCGCGCGCGCTGCCGATGCGGATGCCCTTCTTGACGCCGGGCAGTTCGCGCGCGCCGGTGTCGGTGCCCCACGACTCGGAATCGGCGACATAGATGGTGTCGTCGCTCGTGATCACGATCCCGCTCGGCCGGCCGAACTGCCGCCACTCGTCCAGCACCTGTCCGTCCTGGTTGTAGATGACAATGCGGTTGTTCTCGCGATCGCCGACGAACAAGCGACCTCGGGAGTCCATGGCAATGGTGTGGGGTTCGCTCAGTTCGCCACGGCCCTGCCCCTTGCGCCCCCACTGCTTGATGAACTTGCCGTCCCTGGTGAAGTGCATCACGCGGTTGTTCTTGCCGTTGCGATGGCTGTCAGTGATGAAGAGATCGCCGTTCGGCGCCACCACTACGTCGGTCGGCTGGTCGAACAGGTCTGGGCCCGAGCCGCTGACGCCGGCCTTGCCGAGCGTCATCAGGATCTTCCCGTCGGGACTGAACTTTATGGCTTGATGGCCCTTGCCGGGCGCGCTGCCGGCGTCGGTCATCCACAAGTTGCCCTCGCGATCGACGGTGCCGCCGTGCGGAAAGATCAGTTGCCCCTGGCCGAAGCTGGCCAGCAGCTTGCCGGCGGCGTTGTACTTGAGGATGGGCGCCTCGGTTCGTCCCGCGCACGAGTTTTCGAAACACCGGTGGACGACGTAGATCGTGCCATCGGGCGCGGGTTCGATCGCGGTCACCGCGGCCCATTTCACGCCAGGCGGCAACTCACCCCACGTACGAGTGGTGGTGTAGGGCTGCGGCAGATCGTTGCGCGGCTGGCCGCCCTGCTGTGCAAGGAGTGGCGCCGAGAGCAACGCCGCAGTGGCGAAGGCAAGCATTCGAAGTGGCTGCATGATGGCTCCTTTATACTGGAAGCGCCTTCCCGATGCCGTTGCTCACTGACAAGACAGCGATCCGCGCGATTCTGCGCCGCGACCCGGTCTGGGGGGTCTACGCCCTGGGCGATTTGGCGCCGCGGATGTTTCCGAAGACACAGTGGTTTTCTCCGGGGTTTTCTCCGGGATTCGGGCCGGACCTCGCGCTCGTGCTGCACGACTTCGACACCAGCATTCTCTTCGCCATCGGCACGGGCGCCGTGCGCGAGGCCCTCGGCCATGTGCGGTGGCCAGTCCATCTGCAGGTGCAGCAGGACGCTCTGGACGAGGTGGCGCGATACGCCGTGATCGAGAGCCAGTGCCACATGTGGCGCATGGGGTGGAATGGTCCGCCTGAAGGCGGACGCCACATTGACCAGGGACAAAACCGGACCGCAACGTCCGCGCGACGTCTCGGTGCGGCTGATGTGCCCGCGTTACTGAAGCTGTATGCGGATGGCGAGGCGACCGGAGAGTCGCCCGACTTCTTCTATCCGTCGATGGTGACCGATGGTGTGTTCTTCGGTGTCTACGACGGCGGCGTGCTGGTCGCGGCCGCCGGCACGCACCTGTTTGCTCCTGAAGAACACGCTGTGGCAATTGGCAACATCTATACGATGCGCGATCGCCGCGGCCGTGGACTGGGCGCCACGGTCACTCGCGCCGTGCTCGACGAGGTGAAGGATGGCGGCACCGTCGGCCTGAATGTCCGGGCCGGCAACCACGCAGCCCTCCACCTCTACGAATCGCTGGGCTTCGTCCGCCACTGCCTGTTTGTCGAGGGGCTAGCCACGGTCCGGAAGTAACGGAGCAAACAGCTTCGCGAGCGGCAGTTCGAACCCGGGCAGCAACGGCGTCGCCAGCACCGACCCATCGACGGCTTTCAAGGACCCAAGCGGCACCAGGCGGCTGGCGGCGTCACGGCGATAAATCGCCACGTCTTCGGCCTTAGAATCCACCACCCAGTACTCACGAACGCCGCCACGCTCGAACAGCGCTCGCTTGATGCCCAGGTCGCGCTTGCGCGTGCCGGGCGAGAGAATCTCGACGACCAGGGCCGGCGCACCTTGCACGTTGGCGTGGGTCAGGATCTCAAGCTGATCCGCAGCGATGAACAGCAGGTCAGGCTCGACGACATCCCACCGGGAGAAAATGACGTCGAACGGCGCATAGAACACGTGACCGGCTTCGGGATGCGCTTCAAGATAGATCCCGATGGCCAGGTGCAGCCGGCCCGACAACTGCTGGTGCCGCGTGGCCGGAGACGGGGTCACGTAGTGCACCCCATCGATGAGCTCGTGCCGCAGCCCATCGTCCGGGAACCGAACGAAGTCGTCGTACGTAAGTCGCGTCTCGCGCTCGGTTGTGGGCATCGCCTTTTCCCCGTCCACGATCGGATATTACACCCGGCCATGCGGATCGATCCTGCGAAGGGTGTGCCGTACGAAAACACGCCCGAATCGTCAGATTGACGATCCGGGCGTTAAAGAAACTGCCGCGACATTCGCGTGGCGGTATCGAAGAAAGTGCGTACTCGGTTGGACTACGAGCGGGCGCCGAAGCGTCCCGCTCGAGCCGACGGACGGCGTCCGGGTCCACCGGACCCCTGACGCGCCCCCGAACGGGGTCCATTGCTGGACCCACGGTTGTTCCGGCTACCCTGGTGACGCCGGCCTGCTTCGGGCAGTGCCTCGTGCGACCCCGCGGTAGTCGGGAAGGCTTCCACCACCACGTGCTCGACGGGAGTGGGCAGCAAGCGCTGGATATCGCGCAGCAGATCGCGATCCGCCGGCGACACCAGTGAAATGGCGCGGCCGGACAGGCCGGCGCGGCCGGTCCGGCCGGCGCGGTGGATGTAGTCCTCGGCCACCATCGGCAGGTCGAAGTTCACCACCAGCGGCAACTGGACGATGTCGAGCCCGCGCGCGGCGATGTCGGTGGCCACGAGCACGTTGACGTGCCCGGCCTTGAAGTCGCTGAGTGCCTTGGTGCGCGCGCCCTGGCTCTTGTTGCCGTGGATCACGGCGGCCTTGACGCCGGCGCGCTCGAGGTACTGGCCCACGCGGTTCGAGCCGTGCTTGGTCCTGCAGAACACCAGGGCCTGGCCCGTCGGCTTCTGCACCAGGATGTGCGTGAGCAAGTCACCCTTCCGCTGATCCGACACCGGATGCACCACGTGCGTCACCGTCTGCGCCATCACCTGGCCCTCGGACACGTCCACGCGCTGCGGGTCGCGGGTGAAGTCGGCGGACAGGCGAACGACTTCCGGCGAGATCGTCGCCGAAAACAGCAGCGTCTGGCGATCACGCGGCAGCACCTTGAGAATGCGCTTCAGCGGCGGCAGAAAGCCCATGTCGAGCATGCGGTCGGCCTCGTCCAGGCAGAGAATCTCCACGCCCGACAGGTCAACGGTGCGCTGCTCCATGTGATCGAGCAGGCGGCCGGGCGTCGCGACAATGATGTCGACGCCGCGCTGCAGGTCGCGCTTCTGCGGGACGATCGAGACGCCGCCGAAGATCGCGGTGACGCGCATGTTCGCGGGCACGCCGTAGGTGCTGAGCGACTTGTGCACCTGGAGCGCGAGCTCACGGGTGGGCACCAGGACCAGCGCCCTCGGCTTGCGCGTGCCGGCAGGTGCGCCGCCGGGAATCTGCAGCCGCTGGATCATCGGCAGGCCGAACGCGGCGGTCTTGCCGGTGCCGGTCTGCGCGCGAGCGAGCAGGTCCTTGCCCGTGAGGACGACCGGGATGGACTTGAGCTGCACCGGCGTGGGCGAGGTATAGCCCAGCTTGGCCAGCGGATTACAAAGAGCGGGCGTGAGCCCGAGAGACACGAACGGCATAGCGAAGCGCTCCTGATAGTGCCTGAGCGTTCCCTAACCGCACGCAGCAAGCCGACAATTTCTAGCGAAACGGCGCCGGATTGGCGCGCTCGGTAGGACGCCCCTCAGCGGGACGCTGTACATCTGAGCTAACAAATACCGAAGGGTGGTAGTCCCGAGGAGTTCTGAGGACGGAAGCGCAGTGACTCAGGCAGTATAGCACAGGGATCAGGGATCAGGGATCAGGGATCAGGGATCAGGGATCAGGGATCAGGGATCAGGGATCAGGGATCAGGGATCGGGGATCAGGGACGGCGCGGTTCGACGATGGCAAACCCTGCATCAAACCGGTCGAGTAACTCAAAGAGCATTGTCGCGGCAGCGAGGTCGCCCTCGACCCTGGCCGCTCCCAGCTTCACTACCTCAGCTAGCGACCGTCGTCCAAGCACGATGGCGTCGAACGTCTCGCGCGACAGCGTTACTGAGGCGCCGGCGTTTGCCGCCCGCGCACCCGCCACATAGGTAAGGGCACCGTTGCGCAAGGTAACCGCCACCTCTTCCGCCCGGCCGGTCAGGGTCCAGTTGACAACCACCTCACGCGACCACGCGCGCGGGCCGTTCACGTGGGTACCCAGCACGTCGAAGACCTCGGTGGCCCGCATCGCCCGCACCATCTCGGGATCCAAGACCGCGGTCCGCGGCGCCAGCGGACCCTGGCGCAGCTCCTGGGCCCCCACCAGATACGCGTTCCGCCAGGTCGCCGCTTCCGAGGCGTAGCCCAGTTGCTCGAACGCATCGGCCGCCAGGTGACGCGCCTCAGTGTTCGAGGGGTCGGCATACACCACGTGGCGCATGACCTCGACTACCCAGCGATACTCCCCTTTCGCATAGTCGGATCGCGCCTTCCCCATCACGGACGCGACACTACCGAAATACTCGACGTACTTCTTGGACGCCTCCCGTTCCGGCAGTGGATTCAAGTTGGCGGGATTCGCGTCGTACCAGCCGAGATACTTCTGATACACCGCCTTGGCGTTGTGCGACAGCGTGCCGTAGTAGCCACGCGCGGCCCAGTCGTTGGCCAGGCCCGGCGGCAACACGAGCTCCTCGGAGATCTCTGCCGGCGTATAGCCGTGGTTCATCAGCCGCACGCTCTGATCGTGGATGTACTTGTAGAGGTCCCGCTGGTTCGCAAGGGCGCGCGCGACCCGCTCTTTCCCCCACGTCGGCCAGTGGTGCTGCGCGATCAGGATGTCGGTGTCGGGACCGAACCGGTCGAGCGCGGCGCCCAGGTACTTCGACCAGGCGCTGGAATCCCTGACCTCGGTGCCGCGAAACGGCAGCAGGTTGTGCATGGTCTTAGTGGCGTTCTCGGCCAGGTTCAGGACGCGATGCCTGGGGAAGAACAGGTGCATCTCGGCCGGCGCTTCGGTCGCCGGCGTCAGCTGGAACACGATCGGCACGCCGTCGATCGTGTGCGTCTCGATCGGCTGCACGATCGACATCGTCGGCGCCATGACCGACCGTCCCACTGCGCCGACGCCGTCGATCTTGCCCAGTCCCGCATCCACCGATCCGCGCTCACCGCGCGGCAAAGACGTGCCGAACTGATAGGTCGCGCGCCGGGCCATGGCGTTGCCGGCGACCACGCTCTCGGCGATCACCGCGTTCATGAAACCCGCCGGGGCAACGATCGCCGTGCGTCCCGCCGTCACCTCGGCTTCGTCCGCCACGCCGCGGACACCGCCGTAGTGATCGCTGTGGCTGTGGGTGTAGATCACAGCGGCGATGGGCCGCGTGGGCCGGTGGGCGAAATACAAGTCGAGCGAGGCGCGGGCCGCACCCACCGAGCCCAGCGGATCGACGATGATCACGCCCGTCGCGCCTTCGATGAAGGTGACGTTCGCGAGCGCGAGCCCGCGCACCTGGTAGATGCCCGGCACGACCTCAAACAGGCCGTTGATGGCGTTCAGCCGCGCCAGCCGCCACAGGCTGGGGTGCACGGTGTCGGGGACCTTCTCGTCGGCGAGGAAGCCGTAGCGGCGCGTGTCCTGCCCCGCCGGCAGCGTGGCGATGAACCCGCGACGCGCGTCAGCGAAGTCCTGCTGATCGGTGAAAGGCAGATCGCGAAGCGCCGCCTCATAGACCGCTCGCACCGCGGGCGCGGCGGCGTTGGGCGTCGGGGGCGGCGAGGGCGATTGCGCGTGAGCCGATCCGCCACCGACCGCGATGACGACACCTACCAGAACCGCACGAACTCCAATGCTCGACACGCCCATGCCCACCTCGGGGCGCAGCATAGCATTCGGGGATCAGGGATCGGGGATCAGGGATCAGGGATCAGGGATCAGGGGGGTTGCAGAAAGCGAGTCCCCAGTGTCCTCGGACGTGTGCACTTTTTGCGCGTTTGGCATGCCTCACAACGCATTTGGGCCCGGATCTTCGGGGATCGATTCATGCTCCAGACACGGGCATGTCCATCGAATCACACCGAGACTTGCTGGTCTGGCAACTGGCCATGCGGCTAGCGGCGGACGTCGAGACCATCGCCGCCCGTCTTCCCGTTCACGAGCGCTACGGCCTCGCGTCTCAACTTCGCCGGGCCGCCACTTCTATTCCCTTAAACATCGCCGAGGGCTGGGCACGCCCCACGCGCGTGTACATCAACCACCTCAGCATCGCCCTTGGGTCAGAAGCTGAACTGAAGACCCAACTGGAACTTGCGGTGAAGATGAAACTGCTGTCGGCCAGCGAAGCCGAACCACTGCTGGCAACGGCGAGCGAAGTCGGTCGAATGCTGAATGGATTGACGAAGGGTCTCCGAGCTCACCTTTCGCGACCGCACCCCTGATCCCCGATCCCCGATCCCCGATCCCTGATCCCTGATCCCTGATCCCTGATCCCTGATCCCTGATCCCTGATCCCTGAATCCCTGCTAAGGCCGCTTCGCGCAGTACGCCGAGCCGCGGCAGTGTGTGGGCACGAACAGCTCGGCCTGGATCAGCCAGACGCCATCCACCCTGCGCCATTGGGCCAGGTAGGTACCGCCGATCTCAACAACACCATCCGGCTCAGTCCAGCGGCCCGTCCACTCCCCTCGTTCCGACGCCACAGTCCAGGGTGCGAACACGTCTACCGTCGCTGGCGTGCGAACCCAGACGGTGTCGGGCCGTCGCGCGAAGGTTTCCGCCATCCGCTTCGCGTAGGCCTCGCGGCCAGAGGCCTGGGCGCTCGTCGAGGTCACAACGTGGAAGTCCAGCATCCAGTGCGCGGCAATCGCGGCGACATCGTGCTTGGCAATGGCCGCGTTCGATCGCTCTCGCGCGGCACGAATCCTGGTCTCGTCGTCCGACACCTGGCTAGCCTTCGCACCAGCACCAATACACATCAGCACCAACATGGCACCGGCACGCATCCCCCAAGGCACCTTAGGCACCTTAGGCACCCTATTCCTCCCCACCCGGCCGCCGCCCCCACGTCGGAGGCTCGGGCTCCGTCGTCCGGCGATCAACCGGCTTCTCCTTGAGCAACCGCAGCGCTTCGTCCACTGCCCGTTCGAGCTGCGGATCGCGGCCGGCGATCACATCCTTGGGCCAGTTCTCGACGTCGATGTCGGGGCCGGTGCCTTCGTTCTCCACCGCCCACTTGCCCTCGCGGGTGAAGAAGCCGCCGCGCGGCGCGATCATCGTTCCGCCGTCGATGAGGCCCGGGGTGTCGGCGGTGTGGACGAGGCCGCCCCACGTGCGCTTGCCGACCAGCGGGCCGATCTTGCGGTGACGGAACATCCACGGCATCAGGTCGCCGCCCGACCCGGCCATCTCGTTGATGATCATCACCTTGGGTCCCCAGATGCCGGCTGACGGGCTGGTGAACGGACGGCGATCGCCGGCGACGTTGTTGAAGTAGCCGTCGAAGTCGCGCTGCAGCACGTCGATGATGTAGTCGGCCGCGGAACCGCCGCCGTTGTAGCGTTCGTCGATCACCGCGCCCTGCTTGTCCTGCTGCGCGAAGTAGTAGCGGTTGAAGCTCTCGTAACCGCCCTGCCCGGTGTTCGGCACGTAGACGTAGGCGAGCTGGCCGTTGGAACGCCGGTCAACGAAGCGCCGATTCTCTTCCACCCACGCGCGCGTGCGCAGGCCCTGCTCGTTGGCCACGGGCACGACAGTGACCTGGCGCGCGCCTTGCGGCGTCGGCTGTGCGTTCACCGTCAGTACGGTCTGTCGATTGGCCGAACCATCGAGCAGGCGATAGATGTTGTCTGGCGCCAGGAGGTCGATGCCATCAATCGCGATGACGTAGTCACCGGCCGACACGTTGATGCCCGGTTCGGCGAGCGGCGCCCGCAACTCGGGATTCCAGCTTTCGCCGTCGTAGATCTTCGTGATCCGGTAGCGGCCATTCTCAATCGCGAAGTCGGCGCCGAGCAGGCCGCCAGGCGAGGCGGGCACTTCGGGCATGGCGCCGCCGCGGACGTACGAGTGGCCGATCGCGATCTCGGCGCCCATGTTGTCGAGCAGGTAGTTGAGATCGGCGCGGTGCGCGATGTGCGGGAGCATGGCGCCGTACATCTCCTTCATGCGCGGCCAGTTCGTGCCCTGCATGTTCGGCACATAGAGATAGTCGCGCTGCAGGCGCCAGCCCTCGTTGAAGATCTGCGCGAACTCCGCCTTCGGGTCGAGATGCATGCGCAGGTTCACGTCGATGCGGCCCTGCCCCGCCGCCGGCACAGCCTTGTCGGCATCCAGGAGATACACCGGCTGACTCTGACCAGTGGCGGCAGGCGCAGCGGGCCCGCCACCGGGGGCCGGCGTTCGGTAGACCAGCTTCTTACCGTCGGCGCTCACGGCGTAGCCGGCCACGCTCGACCGGAAGACCTCGGCCTTGCGGTCGCTCAAGCGGTAGCGATGCAGCGTGTTGCCGCGCCCGCCAGGGCCGGCGGGCGCTTCGAGGAAGAACACCGTGCCGGTGGTGCCGGCCTTCACATCCAGGTACGGGCGCGACGGCACGCCGGGCACGGCCAGGATGCGCTGCTGGATGCGGTCGAAGTCGATCTGCACGGTGACCGCCGGCACTGCCCCACCCGCCCCACCCGCCCCACCAGCCCCACCCGGCTCTTCATCACTTTCCGCCAGCAGGGGGCTCGAGTCCGTGTTCTTCAGGACCGCGACATACAGCGCGAACGTCGGCTGCCGCCCGTACGACGTCATGTCGAGCCACTGCGACGAGAGGCCAAAGTCGGTCGAGGCGAGGAACCACAGGTACTTGCCGTTCGCGTCCCAGACGGGATACATCGCGTCGGCCAGGCCATCGGTGACCTGGGTCTTCACGCCGGTTTCGACGTTGGCGACGACGATGGCGCGGTAGAGGGTGTTGAGGCGCGACGCGAAGGCGACCCATTTCGAGTCGGGGCTCCACGTCGGCGCCAGCGTGCGCTGAGGCACCATCCACGGATCGTTACCGACAATTTTTGCCTGCCCGGTCGCGATGTCCATGACCCACACGTTCAGGTTGGTGTCGGTGTACAGGAGCCTTTTCGAATCGGGCGACCACACTGGCGTGTAGTAGAACGCGGGCTTCTCGAAGGCGATCTCGCGCGGCGGCGCGATGCCATCCTGCGCTTCGATCACCAGCTGGTACTCGCCCGACTTGTCGCTGAAGTACGAGATCCACTTGCCGTCGGGCGACCACGCCGGCTGGCGCTCGGCCGAGCCGCTGGAGTTGGTGATGTTGCGGACGTCGCCCTTCTCGGCGGGAATGGTGAAGATCTCGCCGCGGGCCTCGACCACCACGCGCTTGCCGGTGGCCGAGATGCCCAGGTTGGTCATCCGGCTCGTGACGTCCTCGAACCGCGGCATCATCCACGGGAAGTCGCCGGCCGCGGTGATGGTCAACTGCTTCGCCTGGCCGCTCTTCGGGTCGAGCGTGTGGAGGTACCCGGCCTGCTCGAAGACCACGGCGCCGCCGCCGGCGTCGAGGGTCTTCACGTCGTAGTCGATAAACTTGGTGCGCTGCGTCAGCGCCTTGCTGGCCGTGTCGTACGACCAGACGTTGGCCATGCCGTCACGATCGGAGATGAAGAACACGGTGTCGCCGAGCCACACCGGATCGACGTCCTTGGAATCGGTCCAGGGTGGGGAGACCAGGTCGAACGTCTTGAGGTCCACGATCCAGACGGGCCGGTTCTGGCCGCCGCGATAGTTGCGGCGCTCTTCATCCCACGAGTTGTTCATGCGGTAGGCGACGCGCCTGCCATCCGCGGAGATCTTGCCCTGGTAGGCGCGCGGCAGCGGTAATGGCACTTCGACGCCGCCCTTGGCCGGTACCGTCCAGAAGCGCGGGGTGGCATTTGGCGCGGAGGTCGCCCGTGCCGACGCGAACAGCACGCTCGCACCATCGGCGGTCCAGCCTTGC
Coding sequences within it:
- a CDS encoding PDZ domain-containing protein, whose protein sequence is MKRLLGCALLILLFVPVSVELAASSPTRMLRSPSISATQVAFVYANNIWVVERAGGSARRLTSFQGQTINPKFSPDGTTIAFSGDYGGNVDVYTVPAEGGEPKRLTWHPGADTVQGWTADGASVLFASARATSAPNATPRFWTVPAKGGVEVPLPLPRAYQGKISADGRRVAYRMNNSWDEERRNYRGGQNRPVWIVDLKTFDLVSPPWTDSKDVDPVWLGDTVFFISDRDGMANVWSYDTASKALTQRTKFIDYDVKTLDAGGGAVVFEQAGYLHTLDPKSGQAKQLTITAAGDFPWMMPRFEDVTSRMTNLGISATGKRVVVEARGEIFTIPAEKGDVRNITNSSGSAERQPAWSPDGKWISYFSDKSGEYQLVIEAQDGIAPPREIAFEKPAFYYTPVWSPDSKRLLYTDTNLNVWVMDIATGQAKIVGNDPWMVPQRTLAPTWSPDSKWVAFASRLNTLYRAIVVANVETGVKTQVTDGLADAMYPVWDANGKYLWFLASTDFGLSSQWLDMTSYGRQPTFALYVAVLKNTDSSPLLAESDEEPGGAGGAGGAGGAVPAVTVQIDFDRIQQRILAVPGVPSRPYLDVKAGTTGTVFFLEAPAGPGGRGNTLHRYRLSDRKAEVFRSSVAGYAVSADGKKLVYRTPAPGGGPAAPAATGQSQPVYLLDADKAVPAAGQGRIDVNLRMHLDPKAEFAQIFNEGWRLQRDYLYVPNMQGTNWPRMKEMYGAMLPHIAHRADLNYLLDNMGAEIAIGHSYVRGGAMPEVPASPGGLLGADFAIENGRYRITKIYDGESWNPELRAPLAEPGINVSAGDYVIAIDGIDLLAPDNIYRLLDGSANRQTVLTVNAQPTPQGARQVTVVPVANEQGLRTRAWVEENRRFVDRRSNGQLAYVYVPNTGQGGYESFNRYYFAQQDKQGAVIDERYNGGGSAADYIIDVLQRDFDGYFNNVAGDRRPFTSPSAGIWGPKVMIINEMAGSGGDLMPWMFRHRKIGPLVGKRTWGGLVHTADTPGLIDGGTMIAPRGGFFTREGKWAVENEGTGPDIDVENWPKDVIAGRDPQLERAVDEALRLLKEKPVDRRTTEPEPPTWGRRPGGEE